In one window of Mustelus asterias unplaced genomic scaffold, sMusAst1.hap1.1 HAP1_SCAFFOLD_130, whole genome shotgun sequence DNA:
- the LOC144484893 gene encoding uncharacterized protein LOC144484893 has translation MEKPWKCGDCGKGYNAPSELETHRRSHTGERPFSCSDCGKGFTQSSHLQRHQRVHTGERPFTCSQCGKGFTRSSHLLSHKVTHTNERPFKCTDCGSGFKSSRELVSHQRTHNGERPFSCSHCTKKFRTTFHLREHQRVHTGERPFTCSVCGKGFTQLSILLRHNLIHTNERPFKCSDCGSGFKSSVDLMSHQRIHTEERPFSCSHCSMRFKWSSALRIHQRVHTGERPFACSVCGKGLTRLSNLQKHQQIHK, from the coding sequence gagctggaaactcatcgacgcagtcacactggagagagaccattcagctgctctgattgtgggaagggattcactcagtcatcccacctgcagagacaccagcgtgttcacactggggagaggccattcacctgctctcagtgtgggaagggattcactcggtcctcccacctgctgagtcacaaagtcactcacaccaatgagagaccctttaaatgtactgactgtgggagtggatttAAAAGTTCtcgagaactggtgtcccaccaacgcactcacaatggggagagaccgttcagctgctctcactgcacaaagaagtTTAGAACGACATTCCATCTgcgggaacaccagcgagttcatactggggagaggccattcacctgctctgtgtgtgggaagggattcactcagttatccatcctgctgagacacaatctcattcacaccaatgagagaccctttaaatgttctgactgtgggagtggattcaaaagctcagtggatctgatgtcccaccagcgcattcacactgaggagagaccgttcagctgctctcactgctcaatgagatttaaatggtcatctgcactgcggatacaccagcgagttcacactggggagaggccgttcgcctgctctgtgtgtgggaagggattgactcggttatccaacctgcagaaacaccaacagATTCACAAATGA